A portion of the Gasterosteus aculeatus chromosome 12, fGasAcu3.hap1.1, whole genome shotgun sequence genome contains these proteins:
- the slc24a5 gene encoding sodium/potassium/calcium exchanger 5 isoform X2: MNKNLQKKRKDFIPYFLGFVIFLYCAVHLVSFTAKTTKETHSTRVRRALENETECISAQSSEFPDGFFTVQERKDGGLVIYFMVIFYMLLAVAIICDDYFLPSLEVISDRLGLSQDVAGATFMAAGSSAPELVTAFLGVFVTKGDIGVSTIVGSAVYNLLGICAACGLLAPLAGRLTCWPLFRDCLAYGISVSAVIAIISDNKVYWYDAASLLLIYALYIVVLCFDLRVSEFVLRKLSPCCTCLGGGSGEKTETQPLMGWSDDTSLRVHSRSRTDSGIFQDDSGYSHLSLSLHGLNEIPEEHKNVFAVPESDLKRILWVLSLPIITLLFLTIPDCRRRFWRGWFMVTFFMSAVWISAFTYVMVWMVTVVGETLGIPDTVMGLTLLAAGTSIPDTVASVMVAREGKADMAMSNIVGSNVFDMLCLGLPWFIKTAFVDTNNPVEVNSTGLVFISATLLLSIVFLFVAVHINKWRLDWKLGLVSLFCYIVFATLSILYELGIIGNNPIRLCSD, translated from the exons ATGAATAAGAACctgcagaaaaagaggaaagatttTATACCTTACTTTTTAGgatttgttatatttttatattgcgCGGTCCATCTTGTATCATTTACAGCAAAGACAACAAAGGAAACCCATTCCACCAGAGTGCGCCGGGCTCTCG AGAATGAGACTGAATGCATCTCGGCCCAGTCCTCCGAGTTCCCCGACGGCTTCTTCACggtgcaggagaggaaggacgGAGGGCTCGTTATTTATTTCATGGTTATTTTCTACATGCTTCTGGCTGTTGCAATAATCTGCGACGATTACTTTCTGCCTTCCTTGGAAGTGATCAGTGACC GCCTGGGACTGTCTCAGGATGTAGCAGGAGCCACGTTTATGGCCGCTGGGAGTTCTGCACCTGAACTGGTCACAGCCTTTCTGG GTGTGTTTGTGACAAAGGGAGACATCGGGGTCAGCACCATCGTGGGGTCAGCGGTCTACAACCTGCTGGGAATCTGCGCGGCGTGTGGACTCTTGGCCCCTCTG GCCGGGCGCCTCACCTGTTGGCCGCTGTTCAGGGACTGCTTGGCATATGGCATCAGTGTTTCTGCCGTTATTGCCATCATTTCCGATAACAAAGTCTACTG GTACGACGCCGCGTCTCTGCTGCTGATCTACGCCCTCTACATCGTGGTCCTGTGCTTCGACCTCCGCGTCAGCGAGTTCGTCCTCAGGAAGCTGAGCCCCTGCTGCACCTGTCTGGGCGGAGGCTCCGGCGAGAAGACCGAGACGCAGCCTCTGATGGGCTGGAGCGACGACACCAGCCTGCGGGTCCACAGTCGCTCCAGAACCGACAGTGGGATCTTCCAGGACGACTCGGGCTACTCTCACCTGTCCCTCAGCCTGCACGGCCTCAACGAGATTCCTGAag AGCACAAAAATGTGTTCGCCGTGCCGGAGAGCGACCTGAAACGGATCCTCTGGGTTCTGTCCCTGCCCATCATCACTCTGCTTTTCCTGACCATCCCCGACTGCAGGAGAAGGTTCTGGAGGGGATGGTTCATGGTGACCTTCTTCATGTCGGCGGTGTGGATCTCAGCCTTCACCTACGTCATGGTGTGGATGGTCACGGTCGTCG GCGAGACACTCGGCATTCCCGACACAGTGATGGGACTCACTCTCCTTGCTGCTGGAACCAGTATCCCCGACACCGTCGCCAGTGTGATGGTGGCCAGAGAAG GGAAAGCGGACATGGCCATGTCGAACATCGTGGGCTCCAATGTCTTCGACATGCTGTGCCTGGGCCTGCCCTGGTTCATCAAAACCGCCTTTGTGGACACCAACAACCCGGTGGAGGTCAACAGCACGGGGCTGGTCTTCATTTCCGCCACGCTGCTCCTCTCCATCGTCTTCCTTTTTGTAGCCGTCCACATTAACAAATGGAGGTTGGACTGGAAGCTGGGACTTGTTTCGCTCTTCTGCTACATCGTCTTTGCCACCCTGTCCATCCTCTACGAGCTCGGGATTATTGGGAATAATCCCATCAGGTTGTGCAGTGACTGA
- the slc24a5 gene encoding sodium/potassium/calcium exchanger 5 isoform X1 — MNKNLQKKRKDFIPYFLGFVIFLYCAVHLVSFTAKTTKETHSTRVRRALENETECISAQSSEFPDGFFTVQERKDGGLVIYFMVIFYMLLAVAIICDDYFLPSLEVISDRLGLSQDVAGATFMAAGSSAPELVTAFLGVFVTKGDIGVSTIVGSAVYNLLGICAACGLLAPLAGRLTCWPLFRDCLAYGISVSAVIAIISDNKVYWYDAASLLLIYALYIVVLCFDLRVSEFVLRKLSPCCTCLGGGSGEKTETQPLMGWSDDTSLRVHSRSRTDSGIFQDDSGYSHLSLSLHGLNEIPEAEHKNVFAVPESDLKRILWVLSLPIITLLFLTIPDCRRRFWRGWFMVTFFMSAVWISAFTYVMVWMVTVVGETLGIPDTVMGLTLLAAGTSIPDTVASVMVAREGKADMAMSNIVGSNVFDMLCLGLPWFIKTAFVDTNNPVEVNSTGLVFISATLLLSIVFLFVAVHINKWRLDWKLGLVSLFCYIVFATLSILYELGIIGNNPIRLCSD; from the exons ATGAATAAGAACctgcagaaaaagaggaaagatttTATACCTTACTTTTTAGgatttgttatatttttatattgcgCGGTCCATCTTGTATCATTTACAGCAAAGACAACAAAGGAAACCCATTCCACCAGAGTGCGCCGGGCTCTCG AGAATGAGACTGAATGCATCTCGGCCCAGTCCTCCGAGTTCCCCGACGGCTTCTTCACggtgcaggagaggaaggacgGAGGGCTCGTTATTTATTTCATGGTTATTTTCTACATGCTTCTGGCTGTTGCAATAATCTGCGACGATTACTTTCTGCCTTCCTTGGAAGTGATCAGTGACC GCCTGGGACTGTCTCAGGATGTAGCAGGAGCCACGTTTATGGCCGCTGGGAGTTCTGCACCTGAACTGGTCACAGCCTTTCTGG GTGTGTTTGTGACAAAGGGAGACATCGGGGTCAGCACCATCGTGGGGTCAGCGGTCTACAACCTGCTGGGAATCTGCGCGGCGTGTGGACTCTTGGCCCCTCTG GCCGGGCGCCTCACCTGTTGGCCGCTGTTCAGGGACTGCTTGGCATATGGCATCAGTGTTTCTGCCGTTATTGCCATCATTTCCGATAACAAAGTCTACTG GTACGACGCCGCGTCTCTGCTGCTGATCTACGCCCTCTACATCGTGGTCCTGTGCTTCGACCTCCGCGTCAGCGAGTTCGTCCTCAGGAAGCTGAGCCCCTGCTGCACCTGTCTGGGCGGAGGCTCCGGCGAGAAGACCGAGACGCAGCCTCTGATGGGCTGGAGCGACGACACCAGCCTGCGGGTCCACAGTCGCTCCAGAACCGACAGTGGGATCTTCCAGGACGACTCGGGCTACTCTCACCTGTCCCTCAGCCTGCACGGCCTCAACGAGATTCCTGAag CAGAGCACAAAAATGTGTTCGCCGTGCCGGAGAGCGACCTGAAACGGATCCTCTGGGTTCTGTCCCTGCCCATCATCACTCTGCTTTTCCTGACCATCCCCGACTGCAGGAGAAGGTTCTGGAGGGGATGGTTCATGGTGACCTTCTTCATGTCGGCGGTGTGGATCTCAGCCTTCACCTACGTCATGGTGTGGATGGTCACGGTCGTCG GCGAGACACTCGGCATTCCCGACACAGTGATGGGACTCACTCTCCTTGCTGCTGGAACCAGTATCCCCGACACCGTCGCCAGTGTGATGGTGGCCAGAGAAG GGAAAGCGGACATGGCCATGTCGAACATCGTGGGCTCCAATGTCTTCGACATGCTGTGCCTGGGCCTGCCCTGGTTCATCAAAACCGCCTTTGTGGACACCAACAACCCGGTGGAGGTCAACAGCACGGGGCTGGTCTTCATTTCCGCCACGCTGCTCCTCTCCATCGTCTTCCTTTTTGTAGCCGTCCACATTAACAAATGGAGGTTGGACTGGAAGCTGGGACTTGTTTCGCTCTTCTGCTACATCGTCTTTGCCACCCTGTCCATCCTCTACGAGCTCGGGATTATTGGGAATAATCCCATCAGGTTGTGCAGTGACTGA